A genomic region of Prionailurus bengalensis isolate Pbe53 chromosome D1, Fcat_Pben_1.1_paternal_pri, whole genome shotgun sequence contains the following coding sequences:
- the LOC122483828 gene encoding uncharacterized protein LOC122483828 isoform X1 — MGVGWGCVGQNHPSCPTLSRSMASTLSSCLTFSPHQYSSIHRPQMDTHSTWFDSMHCSLGLFFWTGRDVGLRLSHPRWRWVMWIGKHSPPLMSFLSYEQFIMSGSLTISCTRKQTKFLIEVSIGANIISTLLSSTGIILLSVNLVDIVLLECWELPACSLVKSFITNIVILQMILTCVQIFISFSLCGLTYTVDGKEIGWASALSCLIRSHSEDPYQDLLTQPETYEDLVLQDIDQVHSHP, encoded by the exons ATGGGGGTCGGATGGGGGTGTGTAGGGCAGAATCATCCATCCTGTCCAACTCTATCACGGTCAATGGCATCTACCTTGAGTTCTTGCCTCACTTTCTCTCCACATCAATATTCTTCCAtccacaggccccaaatggaCACACATTCAACTTGGTTCGATTCAATGCATTGTTCTTTAGGATTATTCTTTTGGACTGGGAGAGATGTGGGGTTAAGGTTAAGTCATCCAAGGTGGAGGTGGGTGATGTGGATAGGGAAGCATTCTCCCCCGTTAATGTCTTTCCTGTCTTATGAACAGTTCATCATGTCTGGATCTTTGACCATCTCATgtacaagaaaacaaacaaaatttctg ATCGAAGTCAGTATTGGAGCTAACATTATCAGCACACTACTTTCAAGCACTGGGATAATTCTTCTCTCCGTGAATTTAGTTGACATAGTCTTACTTGAATGCTGGGAGTTACCGGCGTGTTCGTTGGTTAAATCTTTTATAACT AATATTGTGATCCTTCAAATGATACTGACTtgtgtgcagatttttatttCGTTCTCACTCTGTGGGCTCACTTATACCGTGGATGGCAAGGAGATCGGCTGG GCTTCTGCACTAAGTTGCTTGATCAGATCACATTCTGAAGATCCTTATCAAGACTTACTAACACAACCTGAAACTTACGAAGATTTAGTGCTTCAAGACATAGACCAGGTTCACTCTCATCCATGA
- the LOC122483828 gene encoding high affinity immunoglobulin epsilon receptor subunit beta-like isoform X2, with the protein MSDVVATEGTAEGISTNEIQSAQVGRADAPDLAQRLHSKLRDFLKKNLQSLGVAQIMIGLKCFLFGIIEIFLYWHSDLRNLLFCFYIGYPFWAAASFIMSGSLTISCTRKQTKFLIEVSIGANIISTLLSSTGIILLSVNLVDIVLLECWELPACSLVKSFITNIVILQMILTCVQIFISFSLCGLTYTVDGKEIGWASALSCLIRSHSEDPYQDLLTQPETYEDLVLQDIDQVHSHP; encoded by the exons ATGAGTGATGTCGTTGCTACTGAGGGGACTGCTGAGGGCATTTCAACAAATGAAATTCAAAGTGCGCAGGTGGGACGAGCAGACGCACCTGATTTAGCTCAACGTCTACACAGCAAGCTGCGTGATTTCCTTAAAAAGAATCTGCAATCCCTGGGT GTAGCTCAGATAATGATTGGCCTGAAATGTTTCTTATTTGGGAtcattgagatttttctttactGGCACTCTGACTTAAGGAatcttttattctgcttttataTTGGTTACCCGTTCTGGGCTGCAGCATCT TTCATCATGTCTGGATCTTTGACCATCTCATgtacaagaaaacaaacaaaatttctg ATCGAAGTCAGTATTGGAGCTAACATTATCAGCACACTACTTTCAAGCACTGGGATAATTCTTCTCTCCGTGAATTTAGTTGACATAGTCTTACTTGAATGCTGGGAGTTACCGGCGTGTTCGTTGGTTAAATCTTTTATAACT AATATTGTGATCCTTCAAATGATACTGACTtgtgtgcagatttttatttCGTTCTCACTCTGTGGGCTCACTTATACCGTGGATGGCAAGGAGATCGGCTGG GCTTCTGCACTAAGTTGCTTGATCAGATCACATTCTGAAGATCCTTATCAAGACTTACTAACACAACCTGAAACTTACGAAGATTTAGTGCTTCAAGACATAGACCAGGTTCACTCTCATCCATGA